The Rissa tridactyla isolate bRisTri1 chromosome 1, bRisTri1.patW.cur.20221130, whole genome shotgun sequence DNA segment GGCTAAAAGCCAAGATAACAATCTTGTATCTTCCATCAAAGTTAAAAGGTCTTCTATTAATGTGTAGCAAAGGTTTGTACTTTGCACATTACTGTGAAattagagaattaaaaaaaatgaaaggcaatTCTGGTGCATGATTCTTTCTCCCTTAAAAAAATGTTATCTCtgaataatgaggaaaaaaagggtaaaagaTGCTCTAAAATGTGattgcttctgaaaataattttttgtcagTGCATATCTGTTTGTCCCATCCCCACTAAATGTCCAAGCTTCCAGCACTGACAACACTGTATGGGTAGCTTGCTTTTTCAACtacctttaaaaacatttccGGCACTGAGGAGGAGCTGGTTCTTTGGTTACTCCCATTACAGCTTAACAGCCCTAGCCCTCAAAGAGTCACTGATATTGAGACCACCTTTTTACAGTATTGCTGTTATTTAGCAGACGAGATGTCATGTCAAATTAGGTCAGCTTTTCAATTTGCATACTTGATTCTAAGCATGTGCTACTGCGATAATCCAACCTGGAAGCCACCAGGTCAGGGATCCACATGACGACAACTGCATCTGCATAGAAAGGTACACAGTAGATTATTAGTAGTCTTCGTTATTTGGGTACTTGGATTCAAGAAAGAATGTCTGAGGGCTATAAAAAGAGGCAACATCTGGATGACCTAGCATCCAACTTGCAACAGCTGGTCACTGCATGATAATGGCAACTTCTTCAGAAAACCATCTTTTTCCTCAGGACACACGAGTTTAAGATTCAGAATCTAAGGAAGCTTTACGCCACCACAGCTGCACTTAGTAGGAACTGCAGATATGAGAAACCCTAAATACATACACACAACCTGCTGTGGCGAGGGGAGCTAATGGAAAGACTTAACTCTCAGTCCCCGATGGGAAGGGCTGAGCTCAATGTAGACCACCCTTACAGCAGATGATGGTACCGCTaacacaggcagcagctgttctccctctgctccagggATTTCAATACCATCTCTGTTTTGTGATACCTTCTTGTATTACCAAATTTAAAACTCCTGCAGATGTAGGGCagtcatgcattttaaaatgttgttacgTTTTATATGAACAATGACCTCCCATACTCTGCTAAGCCTCTGCGTATAAAATTGATATTATAAACGTCCACTTACATTCAAGTAAAGCTTATGGAGGAGAGTATCTGCAGTGAATTACATAGAGGCACTGTTCTAAATTCTGTTTCTTACCAACTCGATACTGAAAATTTCATGAAGAATCTGATGCACCAGCAAAAAAGTTTCAGATTATGCCCAGCATCCGCTTTATGAACCATGCTCGGTACCACGATGACCTGGTTTCTGAGTATGATTTCTTTGTAACCACACTGGAGCTGGTGATCTGCACAAGGCAGCTCTATGAAATCACCCAAGAAAAGAGTGCCATCTTGGATGTACAAATTCAGATCTTCTAAATccaaacatgatttttttttagtgacaaaAAATTAATCACATACTAAGAGGCTCCAGAAGCAAAAAAGCTTATTCTGTGAACACCTATATTGAGCAAGCCGAGCATGCTGACCACTCGCACTCAAGCTTcattcctcctctttgttcccctcAATTAAAAAAGTGTCATTCCACATCCCTAGCAAGACTTCAGCCATAGACACTATTTACCATACTCCAACCGAATCTAAGGCTCGTAGATTTCATTCACAAAGCACACAATTGTCCCTTAGAAGTATGAGTTCTCTTCAGCATGTCTCTTCAGTCATGTAAAAGGAACTTTAATACAAGGTAAGGGGTGtcattttgcttgcttgtttaatGTGAGAAATGTTGCTTCCTGCTGAACAGAAAGGTAACAAATAActtggaaggggggggggaaggagattCTGCTGGATTCTATATGGAAAAAATGTCCCAAAGACATGAAGagaactgaaaagcagaaaaaccaCTAGAATGTATCAACCAGCATTAAGTTGTCAAATGCAGCTGTCAAACAAAAGCGACGGGAGAATGATGAGATAAaggcagaaattaatttatttatacatCATTATTCCAGACATTCAATAATATTTCTTTGGAGAAAGCTTTACTACCCTAAAGCAGGGAAAGTGAGGATAATTTGAGACTGTTTTTTCCATCCACTACTAGTCATGCAACTACTTTAATATGGATATTATCCTTAAAAATTGTGCGTCACATCAGCGGgtattttctccttcatttcaaGACCTTTTTAGCGATAATGGGCCAAtggattaatttttcaaaatgctaATGTTGTGACAGTTAAGATGTATCCTGCTGCTGATTGATATTCAGAATGGGTCCTTTGTGAAAACAGGattctttgaaatggaaaatcaaaacaataatCTTTTAATTAATAGCAAACTAAATTAAGATGTGGATGAGGTCTATTTCCTTGACAGCTGATCCTGGCTTTTTGTTCACAGATACAGGCCTGAGCACATAAACCTTGAACCATGCACTAATTCCTCTCTACTCCCATTCTTCATCCATACACTGGATGAAGAATATACTGCCACTGCATCTCCTATATCCTTACAACACATCTCAGCTTCTGAAGGGGCCTTTAGTCTCTTTTGGCCCACACAGAAATGATGTGACACTGGTATATCGGAAGGACTGGTTTCAGAATATCTCCGCACAGCTCTCCCCAGCTGAAAAAGCTCAAGAAAATGCTCCGTGTCTCAGGCCAGGCTGCTTGTACTCCATAAGCCCTCCTGCAGGCCCCTCTCTCAGAAAGGGCATGGAAAACCCTGCAGCTGGGAATCAATCAGCTTCACATCAGCATTCGAGTGTGAACAGGACAAGCAGGTGAAAATGTTTCCATTGGTCCATGTTACATTTGATACTACACCCtaaatttaaacatttctgattcttttttttatttgccagtTAATTTTAGCACATTCTTCACCATGGCCCCAATGCCATCAAAGATATTATGTAATTCTGTTTCACACATAAAAGCTGGGGTAGTCACCACCTTGTTTTTTGTATCCACGTGAGCTTCGTGAAAGGGAGTTAAGGAAAACACAGCCTGTGTCTCACCTGCAGATACTGTCTGCGAAACAACGCATCATTGACAAAATCTCACAACTCCACCGTCCTATAAAAAAAGCAACTCCAAATAAATCATACCGTCCAGCTGTAAAGACAGCTGCAACCTATAATCCAAGATACTAGAAGCTACATTTCCCAAAATACAAACACCGTGAGAGCAATCTGTGGGAACACtcagaaacacaagaaaacataTGAAATGTCTCTGAGTACAGTTTGATTACAGCATTatccttcagaaaaagaagaaaaaaaaaatctcaaagaaaagagaactgacCAACTGTAACCCATGCCAGTTTTATGTGCACATTCACTCAGCGTTTTACTGCATTCCCCGGTGTCCAAGGGAGTTCTATGGCAATGACTGAGAATGACTTTTAACTACGCAGCTGCGTACAGAAGACCATGTTTCTAATCATGCACTGTATTACGTGCTATCAGCTCTGCACTGTATATTCCCACTACACCGTAAGTGAAAGAGCATAGGTCCTGCATGTATTCATTACTGTAAGGACACATTACTAAACTGTCTCTCAACATGGAAATTAACAGGAAAGGATATAGTTACTTCTTTCACACAGTGCTTTCCTCCCAGTTCTTTAATGGCTCCTGCAGTCCCAGCATAAGGCCACTTGCCACCTTCCTCTTCTTCATGGCCCACAGTTACTTCAGCACCAGAGAGAACCTTTGCTGCCAACACTGGTGAAATGCAGCAAAGACTGCAACAAAAGGAATTATAAGAGCAATTCTACAATGGCACTCTCAAAACTTGGTCATCATTGAAAAGATTCAATTGGACATGGTCTTACAAATCTGGAAGATATCACAAGGCAACTTCCACTCAGCATTTTCTTAGCTGCTTCTCTGACAaacacctacacacacacacatcttgaaaaacacattttaaaaaataagctacaACTGATACAAAACGGAAGATGCTTTTTCTAGTTCCAACAATAACAGCTGCACATTTCAACAAAACATATGTTGTCTCCATGCTCGCACTACCAAACAAATGTCCCTCCAACTAAAATACGTACCCAATAGGTTTGCCTGCTTTGTGGAAGTCTTTCAAGACACGTTCAACTTCTCTGTTCACCTTGCAATCTTTCCCATCAACAGCAAAGGTAGATCTGCCACAACAAGAAACTTCATACATACCTCAGTATAAACCTACAAAACAGTGATGCCTATCTGCCTGAGACTGGCTCTCTCAAGGGTCATCACAAACTTAATAGCTTCTAAAAGGTGGCTGAAAAAGCCTGTAGTTCATCATGAATGGTCTAGCCAAAATGACTCACTTCTAAAGCTTTAGTATGTCAGAAAGTTCCTTACTTGATATAAACATCTAGAAATATGAATTATCAAATCCGCTTTCTAGGATTAATGAGAAGTGGAAGAACAAcgttttcaagaaaaatacctaagaagaaaagggaaataacattcaggtttctcaaagccaagAAAATGGCAGGTCAATAACAAGATAATTAGTATTCCGCATGGCtaacgcttttttttttgagctagcTGTCGGTTTTATCATTACTAATGCAAGAGGGGACTTTCTGGTAGGCAGACAAGAAACACAATAATAACATTAGGAACATCTGAACTATTGAAGTTTTACCTTCACTTCCCTCAGTCAGGTCCAAAAAAATCACCACAAGGTTGGGGGGAAAAGGATTCTTGTGCATTATCTAAACCCCAGAATTCCCAACAttctttgaaaaatttaaaatgtgacaACGCCAATAAGAATTGTGACTGGAAACTACCATGAACAGCACAACTTAACTCCAACACTTTGAAAGGAGTTTTCCTTATTAAGCAGTGGCTACATATGTAGTAAATAAGGCCATTTATTGCTTCTTGATTTTATTGTGGGAATCACAGTTGAGTATGAACAGTTGATCGTGAATATTTAGTCAAGGAGTCTAACGCTTAGTTGGCACTCACAAGTTTTTAGCAGCTCCAAATCCACCAGGGAATATCACAGCATCATGGTCTGCTGTAGTAAGCTTAGCCAGGCTTGCAATTTTACCACGAGCAATCCTTGCAGATTCCACTAAAACGTTCCTTGAAGAACCAGAAATAAAAGAATGACATGAATTAAGCATTTGTGCACAGAAGAGAATAAAGTAAGttttggcagaggaaggggagggggaggaagcaaGAAAACCAGTGGTACTCAATAACTGAAGCTATCAATGCTTCTGAAATGCTACTAGTGAGAAACACAGGCATTAAAAGATTGTATATAACCAAGTCCagaagtttaatattttcttcgCAATCAAAATACCAGCTAGCATAAAGCTACCAAAGCCAGTCAGCAAAGTGCTACAAATGCAGTTACAGGACGCTATGTCCGAAGAATGCCTAAGAGACTGAGGCTCAGCAGTCATGGAAAACACATTAAACACAGACTTTACCTTGACTCAGCTTCAGCTGGTTGCCCTTTACTGTGGTCAATGACATGCATCTGAGGAACATCTGGAGCATACATCTGAACCTCCGCTCCCCCACGACTAAGGTGCACCAGTATGCTacaaaaatggagataaaacGTGCTGAAAACCTTGTAAGAGAGGCTTTACCTGGCCCCAAAGCCTTGCTACAAATACTCCACCActtcaagaggaggaaaaacgCACGTCCTACCAAAGCATACTGAGCACGTAGTAGCAAAATCCCTGTACGTAACACTGAAgtgcaaagcaaaacagaaagtcAGTTTGGAGGTAGGATCAGGTAAGCTAGAGACAAGTTTCTTTCTTTAGTGCTCTTATGCAGGCAACCACAAACAATAAAAACTTCCTTTCTCATTGCAAGTCCCCAGGTGTTATGGAAGAGTCCCATGATTAACATACCTATGTGTCCATTTAATCTCAGTCTAGGTGAAATGTCTCTTAGCAATTAACACTAAGAGTTAATAATTCAGCTTGAGCATTAACAATTCTCGTATTAGACTTAGCCCCAGGAACAGAAACTCAAAGTGATTATGAAATGAAGTCTTTACTTAACTCTCTTGAGATTGATTCTGGAACTCtgaatttctgtttctgaaggaaagactCTCCAACTCACTGCTCTGGTACAGCATGCATTGTGCTACATCTCTGGAAAATCAGAAAGTGCTGCAAGAACATTGCCTGAGCTCCCAATTATGCTGTGAGAAAACTGTGAAGCTTTATCATACATCTTTGAGGGCAATTCTGATGGCCAGAGAGCGCAAAACTGAATTCAACAGACTGCTGTAATGTAAAGGGCAGTTTTTTGGAGCCTACAGTTTCATAAAGCAACTTACGCTGAGGCCTCATGAATTTCTGTGCCATCATAGACACCACAACCAGATAGGAcctgcagaaagaaaatcaagagagTATTTCAGGTGATGCAAAACTTCCTACAGGATCTTTCACAAGCcttgtaagattaaaaaaaccccacccaaacaacaacaaacctccTTCCACCctctaaacaaaaaaagaacttaGCAACTAAGCCAGTCAACATCATACTATTAGCACCAGTGCTGCCATTTGACATACTGCAGAACTGGCATTTCCTATTTATAGCCACCCATCACAGACAGGTCtcagaaataattaatatttatttattgacttGTGCATTTATTCCTCAGGGTTAGTTAATAAAATGACATGATATCCTTAAGTATGTTTATACTGTGCACACAATGGGTTATTCTGAGTGTCATACATCTATTTATGAAGTGTCTATATCTGTGTGAAATACCTTCTCATCCAGATGCACATCAAACAGAAATGGGACAGAAGTGCACCTTGAGCTGACACTTAGGATAAACTACCTTACCGGCTGCTGTATTTTCAATCCGCATCAGAGATCAATAGCTAAATCACTTTTAACTTAATTATGCTATATTAGCCATACTTTTCCTTATTACCACGGTAATAATACTTTCAGTTTGTTTATACACACTGGAGAATAAAAAGCACAAAGCAATCAGCTATCCTTGTGTGGGTGGAAACAGTCTTTCACGAAgtagaagaaaggagaaaaaaaaaatatttaaaactccaGAAATAAAGCAACtataagaataaaacaaaaccaaaaaaaatccaaaggattATCTAGTTCCTGAAAGTACATATATGAactcttgtggggtttttttgtttggttggttgttttgaaagaaaaaaatccagttagaGTTCATTTATTAACTTCACTCTCTTCCCTCCTGGTTTTATCTGTTTTTAGAAGCTTGAAAATTTTTAATCACAGACACACGAACAGAAACTCGTAACTGAAGCTGTCTTAGTTAGAAACGCTGGACTTGAAGGGGCTTTCAGATCACACCAGCCAGTCCTCTGCTCTCACAGGCATGACATCCTACCACCACTTCCCCAAATGAGTAAGATACATGGATGTTCCTCCGTCTGTGCTAAACCTAACTACCATTTTGCTGCTCTGATATTTAAGAGCCGCCTTCTACTTTCCAACTTTTAATTTCATCTTCTATTTAATTTAGACTGAATACAAGCAACTGTGCTAAAGTTATCTTCTGtaagaaacactttttaaatgtttttgaaacTCACCAAAACCAAAGTACTAAACCACCATCTTCTTCTGTGATCTCAGTAGCTGCTTGGTCATAAATGTGTCTTCTACCATAATCAGAAACTTCCATCGCTAATATCAACAGTAATATTTGTTTTCCACTCTCTATTTAAAAAACTCTGATTTGCTAAAATAACAGCATTCCTGGTAAGTTACCTTTTAGGCATCTGGCCTGGCATTCTGCCCATTCCTGAGCCAGATCTCCTCATGGAGGTAAGGCCTTcttgtttctttacattttataCTGCCAAGACTATGCACGGCTCGAGCGCCAAAGACTGAGCTCCAGAACTGTGTATCCATT contains these protein-coding regions:
- the GATD3 gene encoding glutamine amidotransferase-like class 1 domain-containing protein 3, mitochondrial, producing MLASRGPALCTALRRATPGGLASFHCSAGRRRPARVAVVLSGCGVYDGTEIHEASAILVHLSRGGAEVQMYAPDVPQMHVIDHSKGQPAEAESRNVLVESARIARGKIASLAKLTTADHDAVIFPGGFGAAKNLSTFAVDGKDCKVNREVERVLKDFHKAGKPIGLCCISPVLAAKVLSGAEVTVGHEEEEGGKWPYAGTAGAIKELGGKHCVKEVTEAHVDTKNKVVTTPAFMCETELHNIFDGIGAMVKNVLKLTGK